Sequence from the Pseudophaeobacter arcticus DSM 23566 genome:
GGGATGTTGAACTTGGCACCCGCAATATCAAAGTGGCCCTGAAGCGCCTGCGCCGCTGGGTCCGCGAGGGCTCCCATGAAGAGCTGGATCTGGACAATACCATCCGCGCCACCGCAGAGCATGGCTATCTGGACGTCAAAACCCGCCCCGAACGCCATAACGCGGTAAAGGTTCTGCTTTTCCTCGATGTTGGTGGCTCGATGGATCCGCACATCAAGGTGGTGGAAGAGCTGTTTTCAGCCGCCCGCAGTGAATTCAAACATCTGGAATATTTCTACTTTCACAACTGCCTCTATGAAGGTGTCTGGCGCGATAACCGCCGTCGCTGGGAGGCGCAGATGCCCACCCATGAGGTGTTGCGCACCTACGGACCTGATTACAAATGTATCTTTGTCGGCGATGCCTCGATGTCGCCCTATGAGATCGCCTATCCCGGTGGTGCCAGCGAACACTGGAACCAAGAGGCCGGCCAGGTCTGGCTCCAGCGCGCGCGCGACCAGTGGAAATCCCATCTCTGGATCAACCCGGTGCCGCAAACACACTGGGACTATACCCATTCCATCGGCATGATCCGCGAGATATTTGAAGACCACATGGTGCCAATGACCCTGGATGGCCTGGAACGCGGCATGAAAGAGCTGACCAAATAGGCCAGCCCCCCAGTTCTGCCGACGTGATCCCCCGCCGTAACAGAGCGCGGTAGCCAATTTGGCCGCCAGCTCAGATCGGGCAGTCCGGGTCAGTCAGTCCGGGTCAGTCAGTCCAAATCGGTCAGTCCAAATCGGTCCAGGGCCAGGGCTTCACATTGCTCGCCACCATCTGATAGCGCGCTGCCTTGGCGATCCAGATTCCCAGATCGGTACCAAAATCGGCCAGCCGCTCGTTTGGCTCTTTGGTGACGGCAAGTACAATGAACTGCAGCACCGTCGCAGTGGCAAGCACCGTCTGGGCCACCGAAATCATCACTGCGATCAGGATCATATAAAACAACCGTGCCAGCAGGCCTTCCTGCTCCTCCGGTTCAAACTGTTCGCCATGCAAACGGCCATCGATATCATCTGGATCAGGCACCGGCACCCTCTTGGTTTTGGATTATTCCTACGCCTACCCTTCCCTACCCAAGGCCAGTCTGCAACCGTGAAAACCGCAGCGAGGCTGCGCAATCGGTGCCATGCCCCGCACCGCGCCCGCCATTTGCCCCCCAGGCAGAGGAACCAGTGCCGAGGAAAACGCCAAGCGCCAGGATGGTTTTCACGGCGACCGAAGCGCACAGGATGCCGCTGCTCTCTTGTCCTGCGCGCATTTTCTGCCCATATCTGGCCTATGTTGCGTTTTACTCCCATCCTGCTGGCTGTGATCTATGGCCTTGTCATGTACCGGATTTCGGTCTGGCGGACCCACCGCGAGCTGGACGCCCGTTCAACCGAGCTGGCCGATGCAAAACTGCGCCGCCTGACGGATCGCATGGCAGCAGCGCTGGAGATTGATCGCATTCCGGTGTTCATCTATGAGGTTGATCCCGTCAACGGGCTGGCGGCACCGGATGGCCGGATCTTCATCACCCGTGGGTTCTACCGCAAATACCAAAGCGGCGAGGTCACAGATGCCGAGCTTGCCTCGGTCATCGCCCATGAGCTGGGCCATGTGGCGCTGGGGCATGCGCAGAAACGTGTGATTGATTTCTCTGGTCAAAACGCCCTGCGCACCGCGCTGATGATGATCCTGGGGCGCTATATTCCCATTGTCGGCCCCTGGATTGCCGGGCTGCTGGCCAATCTGCTTGCGGCACGCCTGTCGCGCAGCGACGAATATGAGGCCGATGAATATGCCGCCGCCTTGCTGACCAAATCCGGCATCGGGCTGGAGCCGCAAAAGTCCCTGTTTCGCAAACTCGAAGCACTGACCCAGGCGCGGGCAGGCATGGCCCCGGCCTGGTTGATGTCACATCCCAAAACCCAAGAGCGCATTGCCGCTCTGGAACGGCTGGAAGCCGACTGGCAACGCGTCTGACATCACGTCATTTTCCCGCCGCCCCTTGCCATTTCAGCGCAGAGCGCCCAAATCAAAAGTTCCCGTGACTGGAAGCCTGATTGGACCCCTCATGCGCTATTCTCTTCTTGACCTTGCTCCGGTGCCCGAGGGCAGCGAAATCCCACAGTCGTTCCAAAACAGCACCGATCTGGCCCGCCAGGCCGAGGCCTGGGGCTATCACCGTTACTGGCTGGCGGAGCATCACAATATGCCCGGCATCGCCAGTGCCGCCACCGCAGTGCTGATTGGCCATATCGCCAGCCAGACCAAATCCATTCGGGTGGGTGCGGGCGGTATCATGCTGCCCAATCACGCGCCCTATATGGTGGCCGAGGCCTTTGGCACCCTTGCGGCGCTTTATGGCGACCGTATCGACCTAGGCCTGGGGCGCGCGCCCGGCACTGACATGCAGACCGCCCGCGCCCTGCGGCGCGGTATGGCCTCAGGTGCTGCTGATACCTTTCCGCAGGATGTGATTGAACTCATGGGTTTTCTTGGCCACCTGGACCCGCAGGCCAAGGTCCGCGCCTTCCCCGGCCAAGGCAGCAATGTGCCGGTCTGGATCCTTGGCTCCAGCCTATACGGCGCGCAGCTGGCGGCACAGCTGGGCCTGCCATATGCTTTTGCCTCGCATTTTGCACCGCAAGCGCTGGACCAGGCGCTTGAGGTGTATCGCCGGGCCTTTCGCCCCTCGACCTATCTGGAAAAACCCCATGCGATGATCGCCGTCAATGTCTTTGGCGCCGATACCGATGCCGAAGGCATCCGCCTGCGCACCACCATGCAACAGGCCTTTGCCCGTTTGCGTCTGGGCCAGCCCGGCAAACTGCCGCGCCCGGTGGAGAACATCGCCGACCACCTGCCACCTGCGGTGCTCGCCGGGGTGAACGAGGCGCTGACGGTTTCCGCCACCGGCAGCCCTGAGACGGTCAAACGTGAATTGTCTGAAATCCTGACACGCCATGACCCCGATGAGGTGATCATCACCGGGCAGATCCATGATCATGACGCCCGGCTGCGCTCGTTTGAGATCGCCGCTGAGGCGCTCAAAGCCCTGTAGGCCCAGCAGGCCAAAGCCTAGCCCGTTGCCAGCGCTTTGGCCAATCGCGGCAGGCGGGCCTTTTTCAGGAGCGGGCGGATCTCCCAGCCGCCGCCCGACAGGCGGTTGGCCTCGGCCAGGACCTGAGCCCCCAGCGCCTCCATCCCAGCATGATCTTTGAGCCAGAGATCATAAAGCAACTGATCAGGGCCAATCCGCTCCAGCCCTTCCTCTGCCAGGGTGTGGCGGGGGAAGTCCTTGTTGTTGACGGTGACGATGGCATCCGCGTGGCCGGTGATGGCGGCGGCGAGCACATGCACATCCGCCGCATCCGGCAGCCAGAGCCGCGCCTCAACCCCCGGTGCCGGGGCCACCACGGCCTGCGGCCAGGTGGCTTTGAGCAGCGCCACTTCGGCGCGGGCCTGCGCCGCGCCCTCGGGCCCCAGTTTCACTGCGGCCCGGCTCCACTCTTCCAGGATACGCGCCGACCAGAGCGGCGTGAACGCGCCTCGGGCAGCCGCCCCGATCAGCATTTCCCGCATCACCGTGGGGTACAGCACACAGGTATCCAGCAAAAGCTTCATCGCCCCGGCTCAGTCCAGCCGGAAGAAGACGGATTTCAGATAGCCGCTTTCAGCCAGCTGCGGCAATTGCGGATGGTCCGCGCCTGCATAGCCGGTGTGGATCAACTGTCCACGACGGCCCGCCCGGCCAATACCGCGCGCCGAAGCATTGCGGAACCGCGCCAGGTCGGCGGCGTGGGAACAAGAGCAAAGCCCCAGATAGCCACCGGGTTTCACCAGTGGCGCCGCCAGCTTTGCAATCCGCTCATAGGCGCGCAGACCAGCCTCTAGCGCCTGTTTGGAGGGGGCAAAAGCCGGCGGATCACAGACCACCACGTCAAAGCTGCACCCCTCCTCAGCCAGGGCTGCCAATTGATCAAAGGCATCGCCCTGACGGGCGGTGAAACTATCGCCAAAACCAGAGGCCGCAGCCCCCTGCCCGGCCAGATCCAGCGCCGCAGCAGAGCCATCAACGCAGGTAACTGATCCAGCACCTGCAGCGCGCATCGCCAGACCAAAGCCACCAACATGGGAAAACACATCCAGCACATCACCGCCCGCAGGCACCAGCCGGGCGGCAAAGGCGTGATTCTCGCGCTGATCATAAAACAGACCGGTTTTCTGCCCGCCTGTCAGATCCGCCATATAGGTGGCACCGTTCATCTGTACCGGCACCGGCGCGGTGGGCGCGGCCCCCAGCAAAGTGAGGCTCTCGTCGTTCAGCCCCTCCAGCCCGCGGGTCCGCCCAGAGGCGTTTTTCAAAATGACCGTACATCCTGTGACCTCGGCCAGCGCCGCAGTCAGCGGTTCAATAAGAGCCTCGGCCCAGGCGGCATTGGGCTGCACGACGCAGGCCTCCCCAAAGCGGTCGATCACCACACCAGGCAAGCCGTCGGCCTCGGCATGGACCAGGCGATAGAACGGCGCGTCATACAGCTGCTGGCGCAGGGCAAAGGCCTGCGCAATCCGCGCCTGGAACCAGGCCTGATCAATCACCGCCTGCGGGTCGCGGTCCAGCATCCGGCAGATGATCTTGCTGGTTGGGTTGACCGCAACGGTCCCCATTGGCGTCTGCGCCTCATCCAGCAACACGGCCAGGCTGCCGGGCTCCATCTTGCGGGTGCGCCGATCAGTAACCAGCTCGTTGGAATAAACCCAGGGAAAGCCGTGGCGCAGGGCGCGGGCATTTGCTTTGGGCAGGAGTTTTACACGGGGGCGCTCTGGCGCGGGGGATGTGGCTGTCATGAGGCTCTCATAGACCCATCGCGCCAACAGGGAAAGGGGCCTGCACATTCGTGCGGCCCCAAAAGGTATTGAACG
This genomic interval carries:
- a CDS encoding vWA domain-containing protein, with the protein product MFQPFFENLRKAAIPVSLREYLTFLEGMKKGLVTYDIEAFYFLARSAMVKDERNIDKFDRAFSATFKGLESIPNSAVMDAVDIPEDWLRKMAEKHMSAEEKAEIEAMGGFEKLMETLKQRLEEQKGRHQGGSKWVGTAGTSPFGAYGYNPEGVRIGQKESRHQRAVKVWDKREFKNLDGDVELGTRNIKVALKRLRRWVREGSHEELDLDNTIRATAEHGYLDVKTRPERHNAVKVLLFLDVGGSMDPHIKVVEELFSAARSEFKHLEYFYFHNCLYEGVWRDNRRRWEAQMPTHEVLRTYGPDYKCIFVGDASMSPYEIAYPGGASEHWNQEAGQVWLQRARDQWKSHLWINPVPQTHWDYTHSIGMIREIFEDHMVPMTLDGLERGMKELTK
- a CDS encoding DUF4389 domain-containing protein — encoded protein: MPDPDDIDGRLHGEQFEPEEQEGLLARLFYMILIAVMISVAQTVLATATVLQFIVLAVTKEPNERLADFGTDLGIWIAKAARYQMVASNVKPWPWTDLD
- a CDS encoding M48 family metallopeptidase, whose translation is MLRFTPILLAVIYGLVMYRISVWRTHRELDARSTELADAKLRRLTDRMAAALEIDRIPVFIYEVDPVNGLAAPDGRIFITRGFYRKYQSGEVTDAELASVIAHELGHVALGHAQKRVIDFSGQNALRTALMMILGRYIPIVGPWIAGLLANLLAARLSRSDEYEADEYAAALLTKSGIGLEPQKSLFRKLEALTQARAGMAPAWLMSHPKTQERIAALERLEADWQRV
- a CDS encoding LLM class flavin-dependent oxidoreductase, producing the protein MRYSLLDLAPVPEGSEIPQSFQNSTDLARQAEAWGYHRYWLAEHHNMPGIASAATAVLIGHIASQTKSIRVGAGGIMLPNHAPYMVAEAFGTLAALYGDRIDLGLGRAPGTDMQTARALRRGMASGAADTFPQDVIELMGFLGHLDPQAKVRAFPGQGSNVPVWILGSSLYGAQLAAQLGLPYAFASHFAPQALDQALEVYRRAFRPSTYLEKPHAMIAVNVFGADTDAEGIRLRTTMQQAFARLRLGQPGKLPRPVENIADHLPPAVLAGVNEALTVSATGSPETVKRELSEILTRHDPDEVIITGQIHDHDARLRSFEIAAEALKAL
- a CDS encoding RSP_2648 family PIN domain-containing protein, with product MKLLLDTCVLYPTVMREMLIGAAARGAFTPLWSARILEEWSRAAVKLGPEGAAQARAEVALLKATWPQAVVAPAPGVEARLWLPDAADVHVLAAAITGHADAIVTVNNKDFPRHTLAEEGLERIGPDQLLYDLWLKDHAGMEALGAQVLAEANRLSGGGWEIRPLLKKARLPRLAKALATG
- a CDS encoding RSP_2647 family RNA methyltransferase; protein product: MTATSPAPERPRVKLLPKANARALRHGFPWVYSNELVTDRRTRKMEPGSLAVLLDEAQTPMGTVAVNPTSKIICRMLDRDPQAVIDQAWFQARIAQAFALRQQLYDAPFYRLVHAEADGLPGVVIDRFGEACVVQPNAAWAEALIEPLTAALAEVTGCTVILKNASGRTRGLEGLNDESLTLLGAAPTAPVPVQMNGATYMADLTGGQKTGLFYDQRENHAFAARLVPAGGDVLDVFSHVGGFGLAMRAAGAGSVTCVDGSAAALDLAGQGAAASGFGDSFTARQGDAFDQLAALAEEGCSFDVVVCDPPAFAPSKQALEAGLRAYERIAKLAAPLVKPGGYLGLCSCSHAADLARFRNASARGIGRAGRRGQLIHTGYAGADHPQLPQLAESGYLKSVFFRLD